Proteins encoded in a region of the Pseudomonas viciae genome:
- a CDS encoding serine kinase/phosphatase, translating into MNDSRRPFDAVQPEPIDDNEDRMGSLHELEFDEDEPSAKIGDELPDNEREQLMPPERVREAGMTGASTEDHEPTDDDMSPETLIREDGARDAHEAGDDERADWDLSVVDENDIGGGDGLDEAEMANIDPLDGKR; encoded by the coding sequence ATGAATGATTCACGACGTCCCTTTGATGCGGTGCAACCGGAGCCCATCGACGACAACGAAGACCGCATGGGCTCGCTGCATGAGCTGGAATTCGACGAGGATGAGCCCAGCGCGAAAATCGGCGACGAACTGCCGGACAACGAACGCGAACAGTTGATGCCACCGGAACGTGTGCGCGAAGCGGGTATGACAGGAGCTTCGACGGAGGATCACGAACCAACCGACGACGACATGAGCCCGGAAACACTTATCCGCGAAGACGGTGCCCGGGACGCCCACGAAGCCGGCGACGACGAACGGGCGGACTGGGACCTGAGCGTGGTGGATGAAAATGATATTGGCGGGGGCGACGGGCTGGATGAGGCGGAAATGGCAAATATCGATCCGTTGGATGGCAAGCGGTAA
- the rimI gene encoding ribosomal protein S18-alanine N-acetyltransferase, with the protein MSDAVSFRPMTEADLDAVLKIEYAAYSHPWTRGIFLDGLGKYQIWLMFEGQQQVGHGVVQIILDEAHLLNITVKPENQGRGLGLRLLEHLMSIAYKAEARECFLEVRDSNRTAFRLYERYGFNEIGRRRDYYPAVGGREDAVVMACTLVD; encoded by the coding sequence ATGAGTGACGCTGTATCGTTCCGCCCGATGACCGAGGCGGACCTCGACGCTGTGCTGAAAATTGAATACGCGGCCTACAGTCACCCCTGGACCCGAGGGATATTTCTCGACGGACTGGGCAAATACCAGATCTGGCTGATGTTCGAAGGCCAGCAGCAAGTGGGCCATGGCGTGGTACAGATCATCCTGGATGAGGCGCACCTGCTCAATATCACCGTCAAACCGGAAAACCAGGGCCGTGGCCTGGGCCTGCGTCTGCTGGAACACCTCATGTCCATTGCCTACAAGGCCGAGGCCCGGGAGTGCTTCCTGGAAGTGCGTGACAGCAACCGCACGGCGTTCCGGCTGTATGAGCGCTATGGCTTCAATGAAATTGGCCGGCGCCGGGATTACTACCCGGCGGTGGGCGGGCGTGAAGATGCGGTGGTCATGGCTTGTACGCTGGTCGACTGA
- a CDS encoding short-chain fatty acid transporter has product MTTDIQDSRSARFALRCSSFAERWFPDSWVFAALAVLVVALATQLIGATPIAAAMAFGDGFWSLIPFTMQMAFVVIGGYVVASSPPAVKLIDRLARIPKNGRSAVAWVALISMVASLLNWGLSLVFGGLLVRALARRTDLKMDYRAAGAAAYLGLGAVWALGLSSSAAQLQANPASLPPSILSITGVIPFTQTIFLWQSGVMLLALIVISLIVAYATAPGPNSARDAAACGIDPSFSMPALQPRTRPGEWLEHSPLLTIALVLLAAGWLFHEFSTKPAISAISGLNTYNFLFLMLGALLHWRPRSFLDAVARAVPTTTGVLIQFPLYGSIAALLTTVKGSDAQTLAHHISTFFVQIASHDTYALLMGVYSAVLGFFIPSGGGKWIIEAPYVMQVANDLNYHLGWAVQIYNAAEALPNLINPFYMLPLLGVLGLKARDLIGFSFVQLLVHTPLVLALLWALGTTLSYLPPVMP; this is encoded by the coding sequence GTGACCACCGACATCCAAGACAGTCGCTCCGCCCGCTTCGCCTTGCGCTGCTCCAGTTTTGCCGAGCGCTGGTTTCCCGACTCCTGGGTCTTCGCCGCGTTGGCGGTGCTGGTGGTCGCACTGGCGACGCAACTGATCGGCGCCACCCCCATAGCCGCCGCCATGGCGTTCGGCGATGGTTTCTGGAGCCTGATCCCGTTCACCATGCAAATGGCCTTCGTGGTGATCGGCGGTTATGTGGTCGCCAGTTCGCCGCCAGCCGTCAAGTTGATCGATCGCCTGGCGCGTATCCCGAAGAACGGCCGCTCCGCCGTGGCCTGGGTAGCGCTGATCTCCATGGTCGCGTCGTTGCTCAATTGGGGCCTGTCGCTGGTGTTTGGCGGTCTGTTGGTGCGGGCCCTGGCCCGTCGCACCGATCTTAAGATGGACTATCGCGCCGCCGGCGCCGCCGCCTACCTTGGCCTGGGCGCTGTCTGGGCCCTGGGGCTGTCTTCGTCGGCTGCGCAATTGCAGGCCAACCCGGCCAGCCTGCCGCCGTCGATCCTGTCGATCACCGGTGTCATTCCGTTCACCCAGACCATCTTCCTCTGGCAGTCCGGGGTGATGCTGCTGGCGTTGATCGTGATCTCATTGATCGTCGCCTACGCCACCGCTCCCGGCCCGAACAGCGCCCGTGACGCCGCCGCCTGCGGCATCGACCCCAGTTTCAGCATGCCGGCGCTGCAGCCACGCACCCGCCCGGGAGAATGGCTGGAACACAGCCCGCTGCTGACCATCGCCTTGGTGCTACTCGCCGCCGGCTGGCTGTTCCATGAGTTCTCGACTAAACCGGCGATCAGCGCCATTTCCGGGCTCAACACTTACAACTTCCTGTTCCTGATGCTCGGAGCGCTCCTGCACTGGCGACCGCGCAGTTTTCTCGATGCGGTGGCCCGTGCGGTGCCCACCACCACGGGCGTATTGATCCAATTCCCGCTGTACGGTTCGATCGCCGCCTTGTTGACCACGGTCAAGGGCAGCGATGCCCAGACGCTGGCCCATCACATCTCGACCTTTTTCGTACAGATCGCCTCCCATGACACCTACGCCCTGTTGATGGGCGTCTACTCGGCGGTATTGGGTTTCTTCATTCCTTCGGGCGGCGGCAAATGGATCATCGAAGCGCCCTACGTCATGCAGGTGGCCAACGACCTGAACTACCACTTGGGCTGGGCGGTACAGATCTATAACGCCGCCGAAGCGCTGCCGAACCTCATCAACCCGTTCTACATGCTCCCGCTGTTGGGGGTGTTGGGGTTAAAGGCCAGGGACTTGATCGGTTTCTCCTTCGTGCAGTTACTGGTGCATACGCCGCTGGTGCTGGCGCTGCTGTGGGCGCTGGGGACGACGTTGAGCTATTTGCCGCCAGTGATGCCATAA
- a CDS encoding energy transducer TonB encodes MLIESRRRAYLSAMQVVSWLPRTELPFAAPSRPELLDMPEPEYIAPVVTAPVAATVAEPVAPVVERPKVEVPRPSLASTRTNAKPVEDAVEAPVKAPYVAPPRFALQLLRAGRCLLLVELPTGDPFQSRDPAYLLLKDMLRAAGLPDSPQIIGEPVRWPLLSRGTMDQGPEAARDFVQGFVSARLEDEPCACLWLIGLPAVKFAGEADAEAFNRELQVEGLGSAWALPGLELLMDTPQRKADVWQAMRRLMARWKESNE; translated from the coding sequence TTGCTTATCGAGTCCCGTCGCCGCGCTTATCTGAGCGCCATGCAGGTGGTCAGCTGGCTGCCGCGTACCGAATTACCGTTCGCCGCCCCATCGCGGCCCGAGCTGCTGGACATGCCCGAGCCCGAGTACATTGCGCCGGTCGTGACCGCGCCCGTGGCCGCAACGGTTGCCGAGCCGGTGGCGCCCGTGGTCGAGCGGCCGAAAGTCGAGGTTCCGCGTCCGAGCCTGGCCTCGACCCGCACCAACGCCAAACCGGTGGAAGACGCTGTGGAGGCGCCAGTCAAGGCACCCTACGTCGCGCCGCCGCGTTTCGCCCTGCAGTTGCTGCGGGCCGGACGTTGCTTGTTGCTGGTGGAACTGCCCACGGGCGACCCCTTCCAGAGTCGCGATCCGGCCTACCTGCTGCTCAAGGACATGCTACGCGCCGCAGGCCTGCCGGACAGCCCGCAGATTATCGGTGAGCCGGTGCGTTGGCCGCTGTTGTCCCGCGGCACCATGGACCAGGGGCCGGAAGCGGCGCGGGATTTCGTCCAAGGCTTTGTTTCGGCACGGCTCGAAGATGAGCCCTGTGCGTGTTTGTGGCTGATCGGCCTGCCGGCGGTGAAGTTTGCCGGCGAGGCGGATGCCGAAGCGTTCAATCGCGAATTGCAGGTCGAAGGCCTGGGCTCGGCCTGGGCGTTGCCCGGGCTGGAACTGTTAATGGACACGCCACAGCGCAAGGCTGATGTCTGGCAAGCCATGCGCCGGCTGATGGCGCGCTGGAAAGAATCGAATGAGTGA
- the can gene encoding carbonate dehydratase — MNELQDLIDNNARWADAIKQEDPDFFAKLARQQTPEYLWIGCSDARVPANEIVGMLPGDLFVHRNVANVVLHTDLNCLSVIQYAVDVLKVKHILVTGHYGCGGVRASMQDRQLGLIDGWLRSIRDLYYENREVLAKLPTEEERVDRLCELNVIQQVANVGHTSIVQNAWHRGQSLSIHGCIYGIKDGRWKSLDTTISGFEQLPPQYRLRPVDAP; from the coding sequence ATGAACGAATTACAAGATCTGATTGATAACAACGCGCGCTGGGCCGATGCGATCAAGCAGGAGGATCCTGACTTCTTCGCCAAGCTGGCCCGTCAGCAAACCCCGGAGTATCTGTGGATCGGCTGTTCCGATGCCCGGGTGCCGGCCAACGAGATCGTCGGCATGCTGCCGGGGGATCTGTTCGTACACCGCAATGTGGCCAACGTGGTGCTGCACACTGACCTCAACTGCCTGTCGGTGATCCAGTACGCGGTGGACGTGCTCAAGGTCAAACACATCCTGGTCACCGGCCATTACGGCTGTGGCGGTGTGCGTGCCTCGATGCAGGACCGCCAACTGGGCCTGATCGACGGTTGGCTGCGTTCGATTCGCGACTTGTATTACGAGAACCGCGAAGTGTTGGCCAAGCTGCCCACCGAAGAAGAGCGCGTAGACCGTCTGTGCGAACTCAACGTGATCCAGCAGGTGGCTAACGTCGGCCATACCAGCATCGTGCAGAACGCCTGGCACCGTGGGCAGAGTCTGTCGATTCATGGCTGTATCTACGGCATCAAGGACGGGCGCTGGAAAAGCCTGGACACCACGATCAGTGGTTTCGAGCAATTGCCGCCGCAGTATCGCTTGCGCCCGGTCGACGCGCCCTGA